The proteins below come from a single Phocoena sinus isolate mPhoSin1 chromosome 2, mPhoSin1.pri, whole genome shotgun sequence genomic window:
- the PAK6 gene encoding serine/threonine-protein kinase PAK 6 — MFRKKKKKRPEISAPQNFQHRVHTSFDPKEGKFVGLPPQWQNILDTLRRPKPVVDPSRITRVQLQPMKTVVRGSAAPTDGYISGLLNDIQKLSVISSNTLRGRSPTSRRRAQSLGLLGDERWAANSDMYLQSPQSERRDPHGLYLSCNGAAPAGRRRVPWPEPQSPRVLPSGLATKAQSLGPTEFQGAPQRCLQSSPTGTSASTAEGRRGPKIAGHGSEEARPQSCLVGSAAGRPRGEGSPSPKTPESSLKRRLFRSMFLSAPAAAPPSSSKPGPPPQSKPNASFRPLQKDRPPSLVAKAQSLPSDQPVGTFSPLATSDTSSPQKSLRTAPAAGPPPGRSSPAGSPRTRHAQVSTSNLYLPQDPAVAKGALAGEETGVVTHEQFKAALRMVVDQGDPRLLLDSYMKIGEGSTGIVCLAREKHSGRQVAVKMMDLRKQQRRELLFNEVVIMRDYQHLNVVEMYKSYLVGEELWVLMEFLQGGALTDIISQVRLNEEQIATVCEAVLQALAYLHTQGVIHRDIKSDSILLTLDGRVKLSDFGFCAQISKDVPKRKSLVGTPYWMAPEVICRCLYATEVDIWSLGIMVIEMVDGEPPYFSDSPVQAMKRLRDSPPPKLKNSHKVSPVLRDFLEQMLVRDPQERATAQELLDHPFLLQTGLPECLVPLIQLYRKQTSTC; from the exons ATGTtccgcaagaaaaaaaagaaacgccCTGAGATCTCGGCCCCACAGAATTTCCAGCACCGCGTCCACACCTCCTTCGACCCCAAAGAAGGCAAGTTCGTGGGCCTCCCCCCACAATGGCAGAACATCCTGGACACACTGCGGCGACCCAAGCCCGTGGTGGACCCTTCACGCATCACCCGGGTGCAGCTCCAGCCCATGAAG aCAGTGGTGCGGGGCAGCGCAGCACCCACGGACGGCTACATCTCGGGGCTGCTCAACGATATCCAGAAGTTGTCAGTCATCAGCTCCAACACCCTGCGCGGCCGCAGCCCCACCAGCCGGCGGCGGGCACAGTCCCTGGGGCTGCTAGGGGATGAGCGGTGGGCCGCCAACTCGGACATGTACTTGCAGAGCCCCCAGTCTGAGCGCAGGGACCCCCACGGCCTCTACCTCAGCTGCAACGGGGCCGCACCAGCAGGGCGCAGGCGTGTGCCATGGCCCGAGCCACAGAGCCCGCGGGTCCTGCCCAGTGGGCTGGCCACCAAGGCACAGTCCCTGGGCCCCACCGAGTTCCAGGGTGCCCCGCAGCGCTGCCTGCAGAGCTCCCCAACCGGCACCTCGGCCTCCACGGCTGAGGGCAGGCGGGGGCCCAAGATTGCCGGGCATGGCTCTGAGGAGGCCCGGCCACAGTCCTGCCTGGTGGGCTCGGCTGCAGGCAGGCCGCGGGGGGAGGGCAGCCCCAGCCCTAAGACCCCGGAGAGCAGCCTGAAGCGCAGGCTGTTCCGAAGCATGTTCCTGTCTGCTCCTGCCGCCGCCCCTCCAAGCAGCAGCAAGCCAGGCCCTCCGCCACAGAGCAAG CCCAACGCCTCTTTCAGACCGCTGCAGAAAGACCGCCCCCCAAGCCTGGTGGCTAAGGCCCAGTCCTTGCCCTCAGACCAGCCCGTGGGGACCTTCAGCCCTCTGGCCACCTCGGATACCAGCAGCCCCCAGAAGTCCCTCCGCACAGCCCCAGCTGCCGGCCCTCCTCCAGGACGGTCTTCCCCGGCAGGCTCCCCCCGCACCCGGCATGCCCAGGTCAGCACCAGCAACCTGTACCTGCCCCAGGACCCCGCAGTGGCCAAGGGTGCCCTGGCTGGTGAGGAAACGGGCGTTGTGACACACGAGCAGTTCAAGGCTGCACTCAGGATGGTGGTGGACCAGGGTGACCCCCGGCTActgctggacagctacatgaagaTTGGCGAGGGCTCCACGGGCATCGTCTGCCTGGCCCGGGAGAAGCACTCGGGCCGCCAGGTGGCCGTCAAGATGATGGACCTCAGGAAGCAGCAGCGCAGGGAGCTGCTCTTTaatgag gtgGTGATCATGCGGGACTACCAGCACCTCAACGTGGTGGAGATGTACAAGAGCTACCTGGTGGGCGAGGAGCTGTGGGTGCTTATGGAGTTCCTGCAGGGCGGGGCCCTCACGGACATCATCTCCCAAGTCAG GCTGAATGAGGAGCAGATTGCCACCGTGTGCGAGGCCGTGCTGCAGGCCCTGGCTTACCTGCACACCCAGGGTGTCATCCACCGGGACATCAAGAGCGACTCCATCCTGCTGACCCTCGATGGCAGG GTGAAACTCTCGGACTTCGGATTCTGTGCACAGATCAGCAAAGATGTCCCTAAGAGGAAGTCCCTGGTGGGAACCCCCTACTGGATGGCTCCCGAAGTGATCTGCAGGTGTCTGTATGCGACTGAG GTAGATATCTGGTCTCTGGGCATCATGGTGATTGAGATGGTAGATGGAGAGCCACCCTACTTCAGTGACTCCCCAGTGCAAGCCATGAAGAGGCTCCGGGACAGCCCCCCACCCAAGCTGAAGAACTCTCACAAG GTCTCCCCAGTGCTGCGAGACTTCCTGGAACAGATGCTGGTGCGAGACCCCCAGGAGAGAGCCACGGCCCAGGAACTCCTGGACCACCCCTTCCTGCTGCAGACGGGGCTGCCAGAGTGCCTGGTGCCCTTGATCCAGCTCTACCGCAAGCAGACCTCCACCTGCTGA
- the ANKRD63 gene encoding ankyrin repeat domain-containing protein 63 has product MLKPKDLCPRAGTRTFLEAMQAGKVHLARFVLDALDRSIIDCRAEQGRTPLMVAVGLPDPALRARFVRLLLEQGAAVNLRDERGRTALSLACERGHLDAVQLLVQFSGDPEAADSAGNSPVMWAAACGHGAVLEFLVRSFRRLGLRLDRTNRAGHTALQLAAASGHGTCVQALTGPWGRAAAAAAARGSNSDSPPGRPAPAPSPERRRPSPRRLPRPLLARFARAAGGHGHGGEAGSGGKGFGRHRVQGSERPELGRSMSLALGAVTEEEAARLRAGALMAQPHSPQSSGVGRWRSQEVLEGAPPALVQAPVGLSPHPEGGPGSGRSGLRRRSTAPDIPSLVGEAPGPESGPELEPNALPHSVPGPQPWQAGTEAAALHAQQ; this is encoded by the coding sequence ATGCTCAAGCCCAAGGACCTGTGCCCCCGAGCGGGTACGCGTACCTTCCTGGAGGCCATGCAGGCGGGCAAAGTGCACCTGGCCCGCTTTGTGCTGGACGCGCTGGACCGCAGCATCATCGACTGCCGCGCGGAGCAGGGCCGCACGCCGCTCATGGTGGCCGTGGGCTTGCCAGACCCCGCGCTGCGCGCGCGCTTTGTGCGACTACTGCTAGAGCAGGGTGCAGCAGTGAACCTGCGGGACGAGCGCGGCCGCACGGCGCTCAGCTTGGCGTGCGAGCGGGGCCACCTGGACGCCGTGCAACTGCTGGTGCAGTTCAGCGGCGACCCCGAGGCGGCCGACTCGGCGGGCAATAGCCCGGTGATGTGGGCGGCAGCGTGCGGCCACGGGGCGGTGCTCGAGTTCCTGGTGCGCTCTTTCCGCCGCCTCGGCCTGCGCCTCGACCGCACCAACCGGGCGGGCCACACGGCGTTGCAACTGGCCGCCGCCAGCGGCCACGGGACCTGTGTGCAGGCCCTCACCGGGCCCTGGGGCcgcgcagccgccgccgccgcggcccgGGGCTCCAACTCCGACAGCCCCCCTGGCCGTCCGGCTCCCGCGCCCAGCCCGGAGCGCCGAAGACCCAGTCCCCGCCGCCTACCGCGGCCGCTCCTGGCGCGCTTTGCTCGAGCGGCCGGCGGCCATGGTCACGGCGGCGAGGCTGGCTCAGGGGGTAAGGGCTTCGGTCGGCACCGGGTGCAGGGCAGCGAGCGGCCGGAGCTGGGCCGGAGCATGAGCCTGGCGTTGGGTGCCGTGACCGAAGAGGAGGCGGCTCGACTGCGGGCGGGAGCCCTGATGGCACAACCACACTCGCCCCAGTCTTCAGGCGTTGGGCGGTGGCGTTCGCAGGAGGTGCTGGAGGGAGCGCCCCCAGCCTTAGTGCAAGCCCCCGTCGGCCTTAGCCCCCACCCCGAGGGCGGCCCCGGCTCTGGCCGCTCGGGTTTGCGCCGACGCTCTACAGCTCCAGACATCCCCAGCCTGGTCGGGGAAGCACCTGGGCCCGAGAGCGGCCCAGAATTAGAGCCCAACGCTCTGCCCCATTCGGTGCCTGGGCCGCAGCCTTGGCAGGCGGGCACGGAGGCCGCGGCGCTGCACGCTCAGCAGTAA